The following are from one region of the Juglans regia cultivar Chandler chromosome 10, Walnut 2.0, whole genome shotgun sequence genome:
- the LOC109013618 gene encoding switch-associated protein 70, with protein MASNVATPRAGDADSSLEKIKRQLASGSGRNLLQGPLLKRSETLRKWNERWVILDPTTGRMEYKIRRNEPAVKGSIIFDANSTITISPVNFHGLPKYDGCCFYIGTPQKKDYFLCAETPGAARAWVSTLHATQLVLKAHKEAVNSLSGNGSAKLGTVATVVSAANSTALECSKEIEAAMQISLRNALGMVTNKTSDGPMDDLAIMRETLRVKDEELQNLARDLRARDLTIKDIADKLSETAEAAEAAASAAHTMDEQRRIACVEIERLKRDSEKQLESSMSKLKEYEQKVMAVNKEREQLSKQRDSAIQEAHMWRSELAKARERVVILEAAVVRAEEKVRVTEADAEARIKEVIQKESTAVNEKQELLAYVNKLQAQLQRQQIDTKQIFEEKSESCSGIDNTLPLTKHVDLSEENVDKACLSVSRAIPVSGESVVHMAADQVNLHIHDGEWSDIQANEARIADVREVAPETEGSSLDIPVVSNHHEQGANSFHRP; from the exons ATGGCCTCCAATGTTGCTACACCG AGAGCCGGGGATGCAGACAGTAGCTTGGAGAAGATCAAGCGGCAGTTGGCATCCGGTTCCGGCAGGAACTTGCTGCAGGGCCCTCTTCTCAAGCGATCCGAGACC CTGAGGAAATGGAACGAGCGGTGGGTGATCTTGGACCCAACGACTGGAAGAATGGAATACAA GATCAGGAGAAATGAGCCAGCTGTTAAGGGATCCATTATATTTGATGCAAATAGCACGATTACGATCTCTCCTGTCAACTTCCA TGGACTACCAAAGTATGATGGCTGTTGTTTCT ATATTGGGACCCCCCAGAAAAAGGACTACTTCCTTTGCGCAGAGACTCCTGGTGCGGCTAGAGCTTGGGTATCAACTTTACA TGCAACACAGTTAGTTCTGAAGGCCCATAAAGAGGCTGTGAATTCCTTAAGTGGGAATGGTTCTGCAAAATTAGGAACAGTTGCAACTGTAGTTTCTGCTGCTAATTCGACAGCCCTTGAATGTTCTAAAGAAATTGAAGCAGCAATGCAGATTTCTTTAAGAAATGCTCTAGGAATGGTGACAAATAAAACAAGCGATGGTCCAATGGATGATCTAGCAATCATGAGG GAGACACTGCGAGTCAAGGATGAAGAACTGCAGAATTTGGCTCGGGACCTTCGTGCACGggatttaacaataaaagataTAGCAGATAAATTATCTGAGACTGCCGAAGCTGCTGAGGCTGCTGCATCTGCTGCTCATACAATGGATGAACAAAGGAGAATTGCATGTGTAGAAATTGAGCGTCTTAAAAGAGATTCAGAGAAGCAGCTGGAGTCATCTATGTCAAAG CTAAAAGAATATGAACAAAAGGTTATGGCTgtgaataaagaaagagagCAACTGAGTAAACAGAGAGACTCTGCTATCCAGGAGGCACATATGTGGCGTTCTGAGCTTGCAAAAGCTAGAGAGCGTGTTGTTATATTAGAAGCAGCTGTTGTGAGAGCAGAAGAAAAGGTCAGGGTTACAGAGGCAGATGCTGAAGCTAGAATAAAGGAGGTTATACAGAAAGAATCAACTGCtgtgaatgaaaagcaagagcTTCTGGCATATGTGAACAAGTTACAAGCACAACTTCAAAG ACAGCAGATTGATACTAAGCAAATTTTTGAGGAGAAGTCTGAGTCTTGCTCGGGTATTGATAACACTCTTCCACTGACAAAGCATGTAGACTTGTCGGAGGAGAATGTGGATAAAGCATGTCTCAGTGTTTCTAGGGCGATCCCAGTCTCCGGAGAGAGTGTAGTCCATATGGCAGCAGATCAGGTGAACCTCCACATTCATGATGGTGAATGGAGTGATATTCAGGCAAATGAGGCAAGGATAGCTGATGTAAGAGAAGTTGCCCCCGAGACTGAAGGCAGCAGCTTGGATATTCCTGTTGTTAGTAACCACCACGAACAAGGAGCGAACTCTTTTCATCGGCCTTGA